A window from Seriola aureovittata isolate HTS-2021-v1 ecotype China chromosome 14, ASM2101889v1, whole genome shotgun sequence encodes these proteins:
- the LOC130181606 gene encoding uncharacterized protein LOC130181606: protein MDTSAATSTGDNKHRFTKRTRNWHKRLHLRKTAVQPPTMQSKDKRGPKKIAEEWEQSKVWPSSKKTPQKAQQAKHRTNDSGNTLKFTCSQCRDNLEYVPKDLVRHFEEKHRGSSPVFSCHMCAFNTHDFSCLQVHLLSHKDTFSSCSICNDNVQRTWPEFSAHLTNYHCHNGKYSCEMCQRFSTEDVKVFLEHIYVHNLGVEGANDDLLPPTKDKKQIGPKATTQTLCCQHCGYEASQKWLITKHIKAAHVCQNGNQRKKKKELHSIAMKPNDPIPKMKPRLTRSAVREMCWLTQDCLSLPGREFLDKYCHLSDPQTTLEETQQFLMKSVAGETGDQKWTKALKTVLSNVPQEVNLHPKSENGIMSNSSDLTVLTVKNKITVAQHGAAYAKRLKRMTSSDKETVFPESAADDTRGVIDQNGCQSNLNDHIPCPQIETKLHNDVSVSAQSEASECTQMQENRENQELKVDKEIEEHVKNHQEPMHEEVINISSELKLKKESAEQTSIHKVLPKNKRRKRRRKRKTASKKVDKRSSGLPLKIVLKKNPVKEKQWVSQSSLSPSGDGAMEDYHGLPSPHRTMETTAKLLQNAPLTEVQQKKWTKASKTDPTEGITSALQSKPGEELIPGCAAKPSGSKNMAENEPGMFGGSPSTHQEIRDDAERSQKFSETEVDRKSSAAKTGQSNSTAEVEMCPKNVPFHTSGSGMDCHVSDNKRSPAAGGVTPHSSYTQSSPVSQPVITPQGNLNLEDPSLALCLDQRQTEVPADSCPDLLSSTHLPVGKAIQQEPSPASGHRWQPAPRNQERTLKLVAINPSQLVKRPAGDQPVVVLNHPDADIPEVTRIMEVVNRYRGEVQKVMLSRRTLKALSSMNSEVPETNDPTDAPADSLRLGNNSVQERFILKMKLRRLSRKKYEVVGAVSPSRDVATKFRCWFCGRVFASQEMWMVHRQRHLMEWKRPNCENS, encoded by the exons ATGGATACTTCTGCAGCCACCTCCACAGGAGATAATAAACACCGTTTCACCAAGAGGACTAGAAACTGGCACAAACGGCTCCACCTCAGGAAGACCGCCGTTCAGCCCCCAACTATGCAAAGTAAAGATAAGCGTGGACCAAAGAAGATAGCAGAAGAATGGGAGCAAAGCAAAGTGTGGCCTTCATCAAAGAAGACCCCCCAGAAAGCACAGCAGGCTAAGCACAGGACGAACGACAGCGGAAATACACTTAAGTTCACATGCTCTCAATGCAGGGACAACTTGGAATATGTTCCCAAAGATTTGGTGAGACActttgaggaaaaacacagagggagctCACCAGTTTTTTCCTGTCATATGTGTGCTTTTAACACACACGACTTCTCCTGTCTACAGGTTCATCTGTTAAGCCACAAGGACACTTTTTCTAGTTGCAGCATTTGTAATGACAACGTTCAACGCACATGGCCAGAATTCAGTGCACATCTGACTAACTATCACTGCCATAATGGCAAATAttcatgtgaaatgtgtcagaGATTCTCCACAGAGGACGTTAAAGTATTTTTAGAACACATATATGTGCATAATTTGGGCGTGGAAGGAGCTAATGATGATCTGTTGCCGCCCACGAAGGACAAGAAACAGATTGGGCCTAAAGCAACCACTCAGACTTTATGTTGTCAGCACTGTGGCTATGAGGCGTCTCAGAAATGGTTGATTACTAAGCACATTAAAGCTGCCCATGTTTGCCAGAATGGTaatcagaggaagaagaagaaggagcttCATTCCATAGCAATGAAACCAAATGACCCAATCCCAAAAATGAAGCCTAGATTAACAAGAAGTGCAGTTAGGGAAATGTGCTGGCTGACACAGGACTGCCTGTCTCTGCCAGGGAGAGAATTCCTGGATAAATACTGCCATCTGTCAGATCCACAAACAACACTAGAGGAGACTCAGCAGTTTTTGATGAAATCTGTTGCCGGGGAAACCGGTGACCAGAAATGGACCAAGGCTCTTAAGACTGTTTTGTCAAATGTCCCTCAAGAAGTGAATCTTCACCCAAAGTCGGAGAATGGCATCATGTCGAACTCATCGGATCTCACTGTCCTCACGGTCAAGAACAAGATAACTGTAGCTCAGCACGGTGCTGCTTATGCCAAAAGATTGAAaaggatgacatcatcagataAAGAAACCGTTTTCCCCGAAAGTGCTGCTGATGATACCCGGGGTGTCATTGACCAAAATGGGTGTCAGTCAAATTTGAACGATCATATACCTTGTCCACAGATTGAAACCAAACTACATAATGATGTCTCAGTGTCAGCCCAGAGTGAGGCATCCGAGTGCACTCAAAtgcaggaaaacagagagaatcaGGAATTAAAGGTTGATAAGGAAATTGAGGAACATGTTAAAAACCACCAGGAGCCTATGCATGAAGAAGTGATTAATATCTCCAGTGAGCTGAAGCTGAAAAAGGAGAGCGCGGAGCAGACATCCATTCATAAAGTCCTACCAAAAAATAAGAGACGGAAAAGAAGACGGAAACGAAAGACAGCATCTAAAAAAGTGGATAAAAGATCTTCAGGACTGCCCTTAAAGATAGTCTTGAAGAAGAATCCTGTAAAGGAGAAGCAGTGGGTGTCACAAAGCTCCCTGTCTCCATCAGGAGATGGTGCCATGGAGGACTATCATGGGCTGCCAAGTCCTCATAGAACAATGGAGACGACAGCAAAGCTTCTTCAAAATGCGCCGCTGACAGAGGTTCAGCAGAAGAAATGGACCAAAGCTTCCAAGACTGATCCTACTGAAGGCATCACTTCAGCTCTGCAATCGAAACCAGGGGAAGAGCTCATCCCTGGTTGTGCCGCAAAGCCATCGGGGTCTAAAAATATGGCCGAAAATGAGCCTGGCATGTTCGGAGGCTCGCCGTCGACTCATCAAGAAATACGAGATGACGCAGAGAGGTCGCAAAAGTTCTCAGAAACAGAGGTTGACAGGAAAAGTTCAGCTGCTAAGACAGGACAGTCAAATTCGACAGCTGAAGTAGAGATGTGCCCCAAGAACGTACCCTTCCATACATCAGGCAGTGGCATGGACTGCCATGTGTCGGACAATAAGAGGAGTCCAGCAGCTGGTGGAGTGACTCCTCATAGCAGTTACACACAGTCTTCCCCTGTTTCCCAACCTGTTATTACACCACAGG GTAATTTAAATCTGGAAGATCCAAGTCTTGCTCTTTGTTtagatcagagacagacagaagtgcCTGCAGACTCCTGCCCAGACCTCTTGAGCAGCACCCATTTGCCTGTGGGGAAAGCCATCCAACAGGAGCCCTCACCAGCCTCTGGGCATCGGTGGCAACCGGCCCCAAGAAACCAAGAGAGGACCCTGAAGTTAGTAGCCATAAATCCATCTCAGTTGGTAAAGCGTCCAGCGGGAGACCAGCCTGTCGTGGTGCTAAATCATCCAGATGCCGACATCCCTGAGGTGACCAGGATCATGGAGGTCGTCAACAGGTACAGAGGAGAGGTGCAGAAGGTCATGCTGTCCCGCAGGACTCTGAAAGCTCTCTCATCCATGAACAGCGAGGTCCCTGAGACAAATGACCCAACAGATGCCCCAGCTGACTCTCTGCGGCTGGGTAATAACTCTGTACAGGAGAGGTTTATTTTGAAGATGAAACTTCGCAGGTTGAGCAGGAAGAAGTATGAAGTAGTGGGCGCAGTCTCTCCCAGCAGGGACGTTGCAACAAAGTTTCGCTGCTGGTTTTGTGGCAGGGTCTTTGCGAGTCAGGAAATGTGGATGGTCCATCGGCAGCGACATCTGATGGAGTGGAAAAGGCCAAACTGTGAAAACTCTTGA
- the ccnj gene encoding cyclin-J, translating to MELEDQWWRGQLAADIYQALRYKELKLPSFKGQSPQLNLRRYFADLIAIVSNRFRLCPAARHLAVYLLDLFMDRYDVTVQQLHMVSLSCLLLASKFEEREDRVPKLEILNNLGCMSSMNLVLTKQGLLHMELLLLETFQWNLYLPTAAHFIEYCLSIAVHEGDLHDGWPMTCLEKTKLYMAKYADYFLEVSLQDHVFLCFAPSLVAAACVAASRLILHLSPTWPPRLQHLTGYTWENLVPCAEKLLIAHDSDVKEASKQKCQQPGQQQQQQMVYHSSGQTATVAQYLHRPGVQYPQQANQRPASYLSHSTTGLQAPNGPQHGSTQAITASLDPKSNITNRAYQVSMHYTCAAPCFDR from the exons ATGGAGCTGGAGGACCAATGGTGGAGAGGACAACTGGCAGCAGATATTTACCAAGCGCTACGGTACAAA GAGCTCAAGTTGCCATCCTTCAAAGGCCAGTCCCCTCAGCTGAACTTGAGACGATACTTTGCAGACCTCATCGCCATCGTCAGCAACCGCTTCAGGCTGTGTCCTGCTGCCAGACACCTGGCCGTCTACCTGCTGGACCTCTTCATGGACCgctatgatgtcacagtgcagcagcttcacatgGTTTCACTCTCATGTCTTCTGTTGGCCA GTAAATTTGAGGAAAGGGAGGATCGGGTTCCAAAGCTGGAGATCCTGAACAACCTGGGCTGCATGAGTTCCATGAACCTGGTCCTGACCAAGCAGGGTTTATTACACATGGAGCTGCTCCTGCTGGAAACCTTCCAGTGGAACCTGTACCTGCCCACAGCTGCTCACTTCATAGAATACTGCCTGTCCATAGCTGTCCATGAGGGAGACCTCCACGATGGCTGGCCTATGACCTGCCTGGAGAAGACTAAACTATACATGGCCAAGTATGCTGATTATTTCCTGGAGGTTTCCCTGCAAG atcatgtgtttttgtgttttgcccCCTCACTGGTGGCTGCGGCGTGTGTGGCCGCCTCCCGCCTCATCCTCCACCTGTCCCCCACATGGCCACCCCGCCTGCAGCACCTCACAGGCTACACATGGGAGAACCTCGTCCCGTGTGCTGAGAAGCTACTCAT TGCACATGACAGTGATGTCAAAGAGGCCAGCAAGCAGAAGTGCCAGCAGCCcggccagcagcagcagcagcagatggtgTACCACAGTTCAGGCCAGACAGCCACTGTGGCTCAGTACCTGCACCGGCCTGGCGTGCAGTATCCTCAGCAGGCTAACCAAAGGCCTGCCTCCTACCTCAGCCACTCCACCACCGGCCTGCAGGCTCCGAACGGCCCCCAGCACGGCAGCACCCAGGCCATCACCGCCTCACTGGATCCAAAGTCCAACATCACCAACAGGGCTTACCAAGTCAGCATGCACTACACCTGTGCCGCGCCGTGCTTTGACAGATGA